The following proteins are co-located in the Acidobacteriota bacterium genome:
- a CDS encoding phosphoenolpyruvate hydrolase family protein, whose protein sequence is MSVRRSDVVARLREQVARGVPIIGAGAGTGLSGKTAEAGGADLIVIYNSGRFRMAGHGSLSGLMPYGDANAIVMEMAREVLPVVRQIPVLAGVCGTDPFRLMPVFLEEVKRAGFAGVQNFPTVGLIDGVFRENLEETGMSYAKEVEMIALARRMDLLTTPYVFNDQDAIAMARAGADVLVAHMGLTTKGMIGAKTALTLDECVDRIQRIRDAAVATRPDALVICHGGPISEPEDFEYILGRTRGIAGFYGASSMERLPVEVAITERVAEFKKTSLGSA, encoded by the coding sequence ATGAGCGTTCGCCGTTCCGACGTCGTCGCCAGGCTGCGCGAGCAGGTGGCCCGTGGGGTGCCGATCATCGGCGCCGGAGCCGGCACCGGCCTGTCGGGCAAGACCGCCGAAGCGGGCGGTGCGGACCTGATCGTGATCTACAACTCCGGCCGGTTCCGCATGGCCGGGCACGGCTCGCTCTCCGGCCTCATGCCCTACGGCGACGCCAACGCCATCGTCATGGAGATGGCGCGCGAGGTGCTGCCGGTCGTCAGGCAGATCCCCGTGCTCGCCGGCGTGTGCGGCACGGATCCGTTCCGCCTGATGCCGGTGTTCCTCGAGGAGGTGAAGCGCGCGGGGTTCGCCGGCGTGCAGAACTTCCCGACCGTCGGGCTCATCGACGGCGTCTTCCGCGAGAACCTCGAGGAGACGGGGATGAGCTACGCGAAGGAAGTCGAGATGATCGCGCTCGCGCGCCGGATGGATCTGCTGACCACGCCGTACGTGTTCAACGATCAGGACGCCATCGCGATGGCGCGCGCCGGCGCCGACGTCCTCGTGGCGCACATGGGGCTCACGACCAAGGGCATGATCGGCGCGAAGACGGCGCTCACGCTCGACGAGTGCGTCGATCGCATCCAGCGGATCCGCGACGCGGCGGTCGCCACGCGCCCGGACGCGCTCGTCATCTGTCACGGCGGGCCGATCAGCGAGCCGGAGGATTTCGAGTACATCCTGGGCCGCACGCGCGGCATCGCCGGCTTCTACGGCGCGAGCAGCATGGAGCGGCTGCCGGTGGAGGTCGCCATCACGGAGCGCGTCGCCGAGTTCAAGAAGACGTCGCTCGGGTCAGCGTAG
- a CDS encoding helix-turn-helix transcriptional regulator: MTRRLAPSAHDLPAVPADRSSLLTASTAAERLGVSYSTLKQWIYQGGIRTVRTRGGHHRVPVSEVERLLAGQGRLPDHRRAPARSAAAPSVIALSTRNQLRGVIEEVRSDGLLAQVRLRIGSEILTAVITRDAVAALGLRRGQPAIALIKATEVMIGCEPTTKGQRAEGKGQRKEGRR; the protein is encoded by the coding sequence ATGACACGACGCCTCGCCCCGAGTGCCCACGACCTGCCAGCCGTGCCGGCAGATCGCAGTTCCCTCCTGACCGCGAGCACGGCCGCCGAGCGGCTCGGCGTGAGCTACTCGACGCTCAAGCAATGGATCTACCAGGGCGGCATCCGCACCGTGCGCACGCGCGGCGGCCACCACCGGGTGCCGGTCTCGGAGGTCGAGCGCCTCCTGGCCGGCCAGGGCCGGCTGCCCGATCACCGGCGCGCCCCGGCGCGATCGGCCGCGGCACCGTCGGTGATCGCGTTGAGCACGCGCAACCAACTGCGCGGCGTCATCGAGGAAGTGCGGAGCGACGGCCTGCTCGCGCAGGTGCGCCTCCGCATCGGCAGCGAGATCTTGACGGCCGTCATCACGCGCGACGCGGTCGCTGCCCTCGGCCTGCGGCGCGGCCAGCCCGCGATCGCGCTGATCAAGGCGACCGAGGTGATGATCGGCTGCGAACCGACAACCAAAGGGCAAAGGGCAGAGGGTAAAGGGCAAAGGAAAGAGGGGAGAAGGTAA